The Desulfovibrio sp. G11 region GCGGGCCTTTGTGCAGAAATATCTTGGCGGCGAAACGGTTGCCGCCCTGCCTGTGCAATCCCCTCCGGCGGCCATGCCCTGCACGGGTACGGAGCCGTTTCGTGCACCCGCAGAAATGCCTTCTGCCGCCGCAGCCGCCACAGCCGGGCAATACCGGGATCACGCAACCGAAGTCCCCAAAGCAGCCGTACCGCTAAAACTGCGGTTGTCAGCACAAGACAAAGTGCAGATGGTGTCATTTTATGTGCGCGAGCAGATTTTTCTTTTGCCGGTTTGCGTTATTGTTGAGGTCTTGCGGCATATGCCTCTTACACGTCTGCCCATGGCTCCGCCTTTTGTGGCCGGAGTTGTCAACCTGAGGGGAAGGGTCACCCCGCTGCTGCACCTTGACGCCCTGCTCACGCTGGAACAGCAATACCGCTATGCGCCGGGAAACTTCATTGTGGTATGCAACGGAAAAGACATGCAGCTTGGCTTTATTGTCGACAAAATCCATACCATGTACATGGTTGATCAGCAGAAAATAAACTGG contains the following coding sequences:
- a CDS encoding chemotaxis protein CheW, translated to MVKTPEEYFTDLCFAPPEQGAAASLSDAERAFVQKYLGGETVAALPVQSPPAAMPCTGTEPFRAPAEMPSAAAAATAGQYRDHATEVPKAAVPLKLRLSAQDKVQMVSFYVREQIFLLPVCVIVEVLRHMPLTRLPMAPPFVAGVVNLRGRVTPLLHLDALLTLEQQYRYAPGNFIVVCNGKDMQLGFIVDKIHTMYMVDQQKINWNAENQLGASADFLCGLAEVGEHLHGIIDPEIIVEKLLGI